In the Pseudonocardia sediminis genome, GATCGCGACCAGCGTCCTGGACTACCTGTTCCGCCGTCTCGCGCTGGACCACCTGCCCTACGAGAAGCGGGTCCAGCTGGGCATCTACTCCGCGGACGAGCGCACGGCGCAGGTCAACGAGAACTACGGCACCGACGGTGACCTGGACATGGACGAGTTCCGCTCGTCGGTGCCCGCGTCGACGAAGTCCGACGAGCCCGCCGGGGTGGACCCGGCCCCGGCCGAGGTCGGCAGCTCCACCGAGCTGCTCGAGCTGCGCCTGGGCAAGGCCGCCGACGCCCCGCTGTGCATGACCTGCGGGACGAAGATGCGCCCCGCCGGATCCTGCTACCTCTGCGAGGGCTGCGGCTCCACCAGCGGCTGCAGCTGACCCACCGCCGACGGCCCGGCACCGGATCCCCCGTGCCGGGCCGTCGGCGTGTCCGGACGCCGTCGCCTTCGGACTCCGCACGAACGGAGCTCCCGTCCACCCCGGTCGTGCGAGCGGAGCCTTCGTCCAGGTCGTCGGACCGGGTGACCGCTCAGGTGGCGGAGCGCTCCGCCCCGGCCTCGCCCGGGTCCGGGCCGGTGGTGGGGCTGCGCAGGAGCTGGCGCCACTGCTCCGGGCTCCACCGCGCCGGTTCGGTTGAGTGCAGGAACTCCTCCAGCAACCCGACGAAGCGCGCCGGGTCGGTGTGGAACGGGAAGTGCCCCGAGTCGGCGAAGATCTCCAGCCGGCTGCCCGGCATGGCCTCGTGCGCACGGCGGCCGTGCTCGACCGGGACGACGGCGTCGCGGGCACCCCAGACGAGCAGCGTCGGCATCCCGCGGGTGAGGTAGCAGCGGTCCAGCATGCTCACGACCTGCCCGCGCCAGTCCACCACCGCCCGCAGGGTCCGGATGAACGCCGAGCGCGCCGTCGCGTCGGGCAGGGCGTCGACGATTCGCAGGAGGTCGGAGGCGTCCACACCGAGGTCGGTGCCGAGCGTCTTCAGCATCTGGACGGCCAGTCCGGCCTGCCAGCGCGCGGTGGGCAGCGACAGCGCGGCCAGCACGGTCTGCGCACCGGGGAGGCTGGCCGCGCGCAGGACGTTCGCCACCTCCAGCCCGGCGCCGCCGCTGCCGATCAGGACGAGACGCTCGGTGCGGTCGGGGAACTGGTAGGCGAACTGCATCGCGACGCCGCCGCCGAGCGAGTGCCCGATCAGCGTCGCGCGCTGAATGCCGAGCACGCCGAGCAGGTCGCGGACGCCGTTGGCGTAGGCGGCGACCGAGTAGTCGGCGCGGGGCTTGTCCGAGTGCCCGTGCCCGAGCAGGTCCGGGGCGATCACGAGGTGGTGGCGCGCCAGCGCGGGCAGGATCGGCTCCCACGTCGCGGAGCTGTCCCCGATGCCGTGGATCAGCACCACCGGAGGGCCGGACCCGGCGACCCGGAACGCCCGCCGGTAGCCGTGCACGGTGCGGAACCGCAGCTCGGAGTCCCGCGGCGGGACGACCCCGAGGCGGTCACCCCCGGCGCGGCTGCGCGGGTCCTGCCGGACGGCCACGGCGCCTCCTCGGGTCCTCGGGCGGTTCCGGGAGACGGTAGGCCCGCCCGGTTACCGCGGTGTTGCGCCGAGCGGCTGCCTAGAGTCAGGCGTGTGACGAGTCGTTTCAGCGTCGTTCCCGCCGCCTACGTCCTGCTGCTCCGCGGCCCCGTCGACGGCGGGGGAGAGGTCCTGCTGCAGCTACGACGCAACACCGGCTTCCGGGACGGCTACTGGGCCGCGGCCGCCGCCGGGCACGTCGAGGAGGGGGAGTCCGCCCTCGCCGGAGCCGTCCGCGAGGCCGCCGAGGAGCTCGGCGTCACGATCGCCGAGGCCGATCTCGTCCCGCTGACGGCGGTCCACCGCACCCAGGGCAACGGCAACGCGATCGACGAGCGCGTCGACTTCTTCTTCACCTGCCGGCGCTGGGAGGGCGAGCCGCGCCG is a window encoding:
- a CDS encoding alpha/beta fold hydrolase, which translates into the protein MAVRQDPRSRAGGDRLGVVPPRDSELRFRTVHGYRRAFRVAGSGPPVVLIHGIGDSSATWEPILPALARHHLVIAPDLLGHGHSDKPRADYSVAAYANGVRDLLGVLGIQRATLIGHSLGGGVAMQFAYQFPDRTERLVLIGSGGAGLEVANVLRAASLPGAQTVLAALSLPTARWQAGLAVQMLKTLGTDLGVDASDLLRIVDALPDATARSAFIRTLRAVVDWRGQVVSMLDRCYLTRGMPTLLVWGARDAVVPVEHGRRAHEAMPGSRLEIFADSGHFPFHTDPARFVGLLEEFLHSTEPARWSPEQWRQLLRSPTTGPDPGEAGAERSAT
- a CDS encoding NUDIX hydrolase; the encoded protein is MTSRFSVVPAAYVLLLRGPVDGGGEVLLQLRRNTGFRDGYWAAAAAGHVEEGESALAGAVREAAEELGVTIAEADLVPLTAVHRTQGNGNAIDERVDFFFTCRRWEGEPRRMEAAKSADVAWFALDALPDPVVPHELAVLEALRAGGPPAITTHGFDS